One window from the genome of Thermaerobacter marianensis DSM 12885 encodes:
- a CDS encoding ferredoxin family protein has translation MTIQDKLYLDRFNADKQSHLFIIDPDVCLYQCPEQYCTKFCPAHVYEWDAEAQKILVGYEGCVECGTCRIGCPFRNIKWLNPRGGYGVQYRQG, from the coding sequence ATGACCATCCAGGATAAGCTTTACTTGGACCGGTTCAACGCCGACAAGCAGTCGCACCTGTTCATCATCGACCCGGACGTCTGCCTCTACCAGTGTCCGGAGCAATACTGCACCAAGTTCTGCCCGGCCCACGTGTATGAGTGGGACGCCGAGGCGCAAAAGATCCTGGTGGGTTACGAGGGGTGCGTCGAGTGCGGCACCTGCCGCATCGGCTGCCCGTTCCGCAACATCAAGTGGCTCAACCCGCGCGGCGGCTACGGCGTCCAGTACCGCCAGGGCTGA
- a CDS encoding FAD-dependent oxidoreductase, with amino-acid sequence MAERFDVVIVGAGPAGLSAGLVLARGGANVLILERGEYPGSKNVMGGVLYRHQLDELLPGFWREAPIERTIVEQNYWLMTPDSAVTFGYRTPRWADDPPNNFTVLRAKFDPWFAKKVEEAGATLITRTTVVDLIHDDRGRVVGVVAGRPEGEVYADVVILAEGVNNLLTQKAGLHDDWKMNEAALAVKEVIELPREKIEDRFGLEPGQGATVEMLGDATAGMLGMGFLYTNKESVSFGVGVLVKHLVYSGMNPNQLLERLKQHPKVRKLIEGGKVIEYSAKLIPEGGYKAIPRLFKDGLMVVGDAAGLTNAIHREGSNLAMTSGRIAGEVALEALAEGDSSSRVLCRYQQRLEETYVLKDLKKYNHANEFFDENPQFLRDYPELLSRVMREFFTVDSTPKWDKQAKIIRMVRQQRPLWRIAYDLYSMWRAIG; translated from the coding sequence GTGGCGGAACGTTTCGATGTGGTGATCGTGGGCGCCGGCCCTGCGGGGCTGTCGGCCGGCCTGGTCCTGGCCCGGGGCGGCGCCAACGTGCTGATCCTGGAGCGGGGCGAGTACCCCGGGTCGAAGAACGTGATGGGCGGGGTGCTCTACCGGCACCAGCTGGATGAGCTCCTCCCCGGCTTCTGGCGCGAGGCGCCCATCGAGCGGACCATCGTGGAGCAGAACTACTGGCTGATGACGCCCGATTCGGCGGTGACCTTCGGGTACCGCACGCCGCGCTGGGCCGACGACCCGCCGAATAACTTCACCGTGCTGCGGGCCAAGTTCGACCCCTGGTTCGCCAAGAAGGTGGAGGAAGCCGGTGCCACCCTGATCACCCGGACCACGGTGGTCGACCTGATCCACGACGACCGCGGCCGCGTGGTGGGGGTGGTGGCGGGCCGCCCCGAGGGCGAGGTCTACGCCGACGTGGTGATCCTGGCCGAAGGGGTCAACAACCTGCTGACCCAGAAGGCCGGCCTCCACGACGACTGGAAGATGAACGAGGCCGCCCTGGCGGTCAAGGAAGTCATCGAGCTGCCGCGGGAAAAGATCGAGGACCGCTTCGGCCTGGAGCCCGGCCAGGGTGCCACGGTGGAGATGCTGGGCGACGCCACCGCCGGCATGCTGGGCATGGGCTTCCTGTATACCAACAAGGAGTCGGTGTCCTTCGGCGTCGGCGTGCTGGTGAAGCACCTGGTCTACAGCGGGATGAACCCCAACCAGCTGCTGGAGCGGCTCAAGCAGCACCCCAAGGTCCGCAAGCTGATCGAGGGCGGCAAGGTGATCGAGTACTCCGCCAAGCTGATCCCCGAGGGCGGTTACAAGGCCATTCCACGGCTGTTCAAGGACGGCCTCATGGTGGTGGGGGACGCGGCGGGCCTGACCAACGCCATCCACCGCGAGGGCTCCAACCTGGCCATGACGTCGGGGCGCATCGCCGGCGAGGTGGCCCTGGAGGCCCTGGCGGAGGGCGACAGTTCCAGCCGGGTCCTGTGCCGCTACCAGCAGCGGCTCGAGGAGACCTATGTCCTCAAGGACCTGAAGAAGTACAACCACGCCAACGAATTCTTCGACGAGAACCCCCAGTTCCTGCGGGACTACCCCGAGCTGCTGAGCCGGGTGATGCGGGAATTCTTCACCGTGGACAGCACGCCCAAGTGGGATAAGCAGGCGAAGATCATCCGCATGGTGCGCCAGCAGCGGCCGCTGTGGCGCATCGCCTACGACCTGTACTCCATGTGGAGGGCGATCGGATGA
- a CDS encoding electron transfer flavoprotein subunit alpha/FixB family protein, whose amino-acid sequence MSEEAMAKAAPAAGAGAGRDGAAAAGKKAAVARGAGETPDLESYRGVGIFIEQHGGQAAPVAWELAGIGRVLADKLGVELIGFVAGHQVEAVAREAVERGCDRVILLDHPALAVYRNEAYSRVLTPAIREVKPEIFLLGATTTGRDLAGTIATTLQTGLTADCTQLDVDPETRLLDAIRPAFLEKQLAVILCKKHRPQMATVRPKMMEPAVRQPGRTGEIVRFPVDLDEGSLRTQVLGVIDEPDPQAQLERADVVVAGGRGFQDPKNLKLLFEFAETVGGVVGASRAIVDAGWIGREHQVGQTGLTVRPKVYFAFGISGAIQHTVGMENSELIVAVNKDPQAPIFKVADLGVVGDLFQILPALQSELARRLDELLAEDAAEAGGAGSSGETEDAAAPAARAGA is encoded by the coding sequence GTGAGCGAAGAAGCCATGGCCAAGGCGGCACCGGCCGCCGGAGCCGGCGCCGGCCGGGACGGGGCGGCCGCGGCAGGCAAGAAGGCCGCGGTGGCCCGGGGCGCCGGCGAGACCCCGGACCTGGAATCGTACCGCGGGGTGGGTATCTTCATCGAGCAGCACGGCGGGCAAGCGGCGCCCGTGGCATGGGAACTGGCGGGCATCGGCCGGGTGCTGGCCGACAAGCTGGGGGTCGAGCTCATCGGCTTCGTGGCCGGCCACCAGGTGGAGGCCGTCGCGCGGGAGGCGGTGGAACGCGGCTGCGACCGGGTCATCCTGCTGGACCACCCGGCGCTGGCGGTGTACCGCAACGAGGCCTACTCCCGGGTCCTGACGCCGGCCATCCGGGAGGTCAAGCCGGAGATCTTCCTGCTAGGCGCCACCACCACCGGCCGCGATCTGGCGGGGACCATCGCCACCACCCTGCAGACGGGCCTGACGGCCGACTGCACCCAGCTGGACGTGGACCCGGAGACCCGGCTGCTCGACGCCATCCGGCCCGCCTTCCTGGAGAAGCAGCTGGCGGTGATCCTCTGCAAGAAGCACCGGCCCCAGATGGCCACGGTGCGGCCGAAGATGATGGAACCCGCGGTGCGCCAGCCCGGCCGGACGGGCGAGATCGTGCGCTTCCCCGTGGACCTGGACGAGGGCAGCCTACGCACCCAGGTGCTCGGCGTGATCGACGAGCCCGACCCGCAGGCCCAACTGGAGCGGGCCGACGTGGTGGTGGCCGGCGGCCGCGGCTTCCAGGATCCCAAGAACCTCAAGCTGCTCTTCGAGTTCGCCGAGACGGTGGGCGGGGTCGTGGGTGCGTCCCGCGCCATCGTCGATGCCGGCTGGATCGGCCGCGAGCACCAGGTGGGCCAGACGGGCCTGACCGTGCGGCCCAAGGTCTACTTCGCCTTCGGCATCTCCGGCGCCATCCAGCACACCGTGGGCATGGAGAACTCGGAACTGATCGTCGCGGTCAACAAGGATCCCCAGGCGCCCATCTTCAAGGTGGCCGACCTGGGCGTGGTGGGCGATCTGTTCCAGATCCTCCCCGCCCTGCAGTCCGAGCTGGCCCGGCGCCTGGACGAGCTGCTGGCGGAGGACGCTGCGGAGGCCGGCGGGGCCGGTTCGTCCGGCGAGACGGAGGACGCCGCGGCGCCGGCCGCCCGGGCGGGCGCCTGA
- a CDS encoding electron transfer flavoprotein subunit beta/FixA family protein: MHVVVCLKQVPDSSEMRINPKTGTLVRQGVTSIINPYDVHALEAALQIKDQLGGEVTVVSMGPPFFEQSLKEAVAVGADRTVLVSDRAMAGADTFATSRVLAEAIRRIEQEFGPVDLICCGRQTIDGDTGQVGPGIAARLDVPVLTYVIRIREVDPKGRTIVVERKVEGGRQVVRSTLPALLTVEKELNELRYASLPGMLRAARHKPIVWNRETLGLERTEVGLLGSPTIVAKSFTPPEKKRETVMIDGSDPQRAALELADRLLAHPTFRKAVVAARRSAAMAAAMAGGSGEAGSSRGR; the protein is encoded by the coding sequence ATGCACGTGGTGGTCTGCCTCAAGCAGGTGCCCGACAGCTCGGAGATGCGGATCAACCCCAAGACGGGCACCCTGGTGCGCCAAGGCGTGACGTCCATCATCAACCCCTACGACGTCCACGCCCTCGAGGCGGCGCTGCAGATCAAGGACCAGTTGGGCGGCGAGGTCACGGTGGTCAGCATGGGCCCGCCCTTCTTCGAGCAGTCGCTCAAGGAGGCCGTGGCCGTCGGGGCCGACCGCACCGTGCTGGTCAGCGACCGCGCCATGGCAGGCGCCGATACCTTCGCCACCAGCCGGGTGCTGGCCGAAGCCATCCGGCGCATCGAGCAGGAGTTCGGGCCCGTCGACCTGATCTGCTGCGGCCGGCAGACCATCGACGGCGACACGGGGCAGGTCGGCCCGGGCATCGCCGCTCGCCTGGACGTCCCCGTCCTGACCTACGTCATCCGGATCCGCGAGGTGGACCCCAAGGGCCGTACCATCGTGGTGGAGCGCAAGGTGGAGGGCGGCCGGCAGGTGGTGCGCTCGACCCTGCCCGCGCTGCTGACGGTCGAGAAGGAGCTCAACGAGCTGCGGTACGCGTCCCTGCCGGGGATGCTGCGGGCCGCCCGGCACAAGCCCATCGTGTGGAACCGGGAGACCCTGGGGCTGGAGCGGACGGAGGTGGGCCTGCTGGGCTCGCCCACCATCGTGGCCAAGTCCTTCACCCCGCCCGAGAAGAAGCGGGAGACGGTGATGATCGACGGCAGCGACCCGCAGCGGGCGGCCCTGGAGCTGGCGGACCGGCTGCTGGCCCACCCCACCTTCCGCAAGGCGGTGGTGGCGGCACGGCGCAGCGCCGCCATGGCGGCCGCCATGGCGGGCGGAAGCGGCGAGGCCGGTTCGTCCCGGGGCCGTTGA
- a CDS encoding nicotinate phosphoribosyltransferase, with product MMPPGPESLPPLQGRVDSFPALEAVRPEPGRLHAATHEEIRRGATTDVYFVKTYEVLRHLGALNTPVTADVFANRAGILCGVEEALNLLRGLPVAVWAVDEGQPVEAGQVVMRIQGPYGAFGLYETALLGMLASATGWATAARRIKEVAGDTPVICFGARHVHPAVAPVMERAAIVGGMDGASCILGARLAGRDPSGTLPHAVMLIAGDTLTVAHAADRVFPPQEQRVVLVDTFQDEAVEAVRIAAALGQRLAAVRLDTPSERGGVTPGLVREVKARLAQAGFGHVKVFVSGGITPERIPPLKEAGADAFGVGSYVAAAPPVDMTMDLKEVAGRPVAKRGRIPGAAPDPRLRRRL from the coding sequence ATGATGCCACCAGGACCGGAATCGCTGCCGCCCCTTCAAGGCCGGGTCGACTCCTTCCCGGCCCTGGAGGCCGTTCGCCCGGAACCGGGACGGCTGCACGCGGCGACCCATGAGGAGATCCGCCGCGGCGCCACCACCGACGTCTACTTCGTCAAGACCTACGAGGTGCTGCGCCACCTGGGGGCCCTCAACACCCCCGTGACGGCGGACGTCTTTGCCAACCGCGCCGGCATCCTCTGCGGCGTGGAAGAGGCGCTGAACCTGCTGCGCGGCCTGCCCGTGGCCGTGTGGGCCGTGGACGAAGGGCAGCCCGTGGAGGCCGGGCAGGTGGTGATGCGCATCCAGGGCCCCTACGGCGCCTTCGGCCTCTACGAGACGGCCCTGCTGGGCATGCTGGCCTCCGCCACGGGCTGGGCCACGGCCGCCCGGCGCATCAAGGAGGTGGCGGGGGATACGCCCGTCATCTGCTTCGGGGCCCGTCACGTCCACCCGGCGGTGGCGCCGGTGATGGAGCGGGCCGCCATCGTCGGCGGCATGGACGGGGCCAGCTGCATCCTGGGCGCCCGCCTGGCCGGCCGCGATCCCAGCGGCACGCTGCCCCACGCGGTCATGTTGATCGCCGGCGACACCCTCACGGTGGCCCATGCCGCCGACCGGGTCTTCCCCCCGCAGGAGCAGCGGGTGGTGCTGGTCGACACCTTCCAGGACGAGGCCGTGGAAGCGGTCCGGATCGCGGCGGCCCTGGGGCAGCGGCTGGCCGCGGTCCGGCTCGACACGCCCTCGGAGCGGGGCGGGGTGACCCCCGGCCTGGTGCGCGAGGTCAAGGCGCGGCTGGCCCAGGCGGGCTTCGGCCACGTCAAGGTGTTCGTCTCGGGCGGCATCACCCCCGAGCGCATCCCGCCCCTCAAGGAGGCGGGCGCCGACGCCTTCGGTGTGGGCAGCTACGTGGCCGCGGCACCGCCGGTGGACATGACCATGGACCTCAAGGAAGTGGCCGGCCGCCCCGTGGCGAAGCGCGGCCGCATCCCCGGTGCCGCCCCCGACCCGCGCCTGCGGCGGCGCCTCTGA
- a CDS encoding pseudouridine synthase: MPAQRLQKLLSRAGIASRRQVENWIAAGRITVNGRPAVLGTRADPERDVIAVDGRPLADLRQRLARKRYVMLHKPRGMVTTLRDPQGRPSVGDFCRRAGLRGLHPVGRLDFDSEGLLLLTDDGELTFALTHPRHEVDKVYHVLVRGPLEPQRLRRLRDGVLLDDGPARARSARILRPRPGGGWVEVVLREGRKRQVRRMCRAVGWDVVRLVRVAVGPLRLGRLTAGQWRPLSRQEVEALRAAAGLPIHGDEPAPREGGAAPAITSRWRAASPRAGGGIAAGRAETGSARTGGGVPATPGDAGGKASGGRAAGRQQGRNRG; the protein is encoded by the coding sequence GTGCCCGCCCAGCGTCTTCAGAAGCTCCTCTCCCGCGCCGGTATCGCCTCCCGCCGCCAGGTGGAGAACTGGATCGCCGCCGGTCGTATCACCGTCAACGGCCGGCCTGCGGTCCTGGGGACGCGGGCGGATCCGGAGCGGGACGTCATCGCCGTCGACGGCCGGCCGCTGGCCGACCTTCGCCAGCGCCTGGCCCGCAAGCGGTACGTGATGCTCCACAAGCCCCGCGGCATGGTGACCACCCTGCGCGATCCCCAGGGACGCCCCAGCGTGGGCGACTTCTGCCGGCGGGCGGGACTGCGGGGCCTGCACCCCGTGGGCCGGCTGGACTTCGACAGCGAGGGCCTCTTGCTGCTGACCGACGACGGCGAGCTGACCTTTGCGCTGACCCACCCCCGCCATGAGGTGGACAAGGTCTACCACGTGCTGGTGCGCGGCCCCCTGGAACCCCAGCGCCTGCGCCGGCTGCGGGACGGGGTCCTGCTGGACGACGGCCCCGCCCGCGCCCGCTCGGCCCGCATCCTGCGGCCCCGGCCCGGCGGCGGCTGGGTCGAGGTCGTGCTGCGGGAGGGCCGCAAGCGGCAGGTGCGGCGCATGTGCCGGGCGGTGGGCTGGGACGTGGTGCGGCTGGTGCGGGTGGCCGTAGGGCCGCTGCGCCTGGGTCGGCTGACAGCGGGCCAGTGGCGCCCCCTCTCCCGGCAGGAGGTGGAGGCGTTGCGGGCCGCGGCCGGACTGCCCATCCACGGGGACGAACCGGCCCCCCGGGAGGGCGGCGCCGCCCCGGCCATCACCTCGCGCTGGCGAGCGGCGTCGCCGCGGGCGGGCGGTGGGATCGCGGCCGGCCGGGCGGAGACGGGATCCGCCCGGACCGGTGGCGGCGTCCCCGCCACCCCGGGCGATGCCGGGGGCAAGGCCTCCGGAGGCCGGGCCGCCGGCCGCCAGCAGGGGAGGAATCGTGGATGA
- a CDS encoding RidA family protein → MSFERRLEELGLELPPVAPPVAAYVPGVLQDGWLYVSGQLPLRDGQVLYRGKVGRDVTPEDAYAAARVCALNVLAVVRAVAGSLDRVRRVVKVVGFVNSAPGFTGQPQVVNGASELFGQVFGEQGRHARSAVGVAELPLDAAVEVEAIFRVEV, encoded by the coding sequence TTGTCCTTCGAACGCCGGCTGGAGGAACTCGGCCTCGAGCTGCCGCCCGTGGCGCCGCCGGTGGCGGCCTACGTCCCCGGGGTGTTGCAGGACGGGTGGCTGTACGTGTCAGGGCAGCTGCCCCTGCGGGACGGGCAGGTGCTCTACCGCGGCAAGGTGGGCCGCGACGTCACCCCCGAGGACGCCTACGCCGCCGCCCGGGTCTGCGCCCTCAACGTCCTGGCGGTGGTGCGCGCCGTCGCCGGGTCCCTGGACCGGGTACGCCGCGTGGTCAAGGTGGTCGGGTTCGTCAACAGCGCCCCGGGCTTCACGGGCCAGCCCCAGGTGGTCAACGGGGCATCGGAGCTCTTCGGGCAGGTCTTCGGCGAGCAGGGCCGCCACGCCCGGTCGGCGGTGGGCGTGGCCGAGCTGCCCCTGGACGCCGCCGTCGAGGTGGAGGCCATCTTCCGCGTGGAGGTCTGA
- a CDS encoding spore maturation protein: MFWDLLQIISTWSIPVMLVGIPAYGYLRGVRVYEAFIEGAKDGFWIGVQIIPYLVAILAAITAFRESGAMDLVVGLAGPVLRPLGMPGEVLPLALIRPLSGGGAFGLMADLVRQHGPDSYVGRLATVMQGSTDTTFYILTVYFGSVGIRASRHALPVGLIADTAGILTSVVLVRALFG, from the coding sequence GTGTTCTGGGATCTTTTGCAGATCATCTCCACCTGGTCCATCCCCGTCATGCTGGTGGGCATCCCGGCCTACGGCTACCTGCGGGGCGTCCGGGTCTACGAGGCCTTCATCGAAGGGGCGAAGGACGGCTTCTGGATCGGGGTGCAGATCATCCCCTACCTGGTGGCGATCCTGGCCGCCATCACCGCCTTCCGCGAGTCGGGGGCCATGGACCTGGTGGTGGGGCTGGCCGGGCCCGTGCTGCGCCCCCTGGGCATGCCCGGGGAGGTGCTGCCCCTGGCCCTGATCCGGCCGCTCTCGGGCGGCGGCGCCTTCGGCCTCATGGCCGACCTGGTGCGCCAGCACGGGCCCGACTCCTACGTGGGCCGGCTCGCCACCGTGATGCAGGGCAGCACCGACACCACCTTCTACATCCTCACCGTCTACTTCGGTTCCGTGGGCATCCGGGCGTCCCGCCACGCCCTGCCCGTGGGCCTGATCGCGGACACCGCAGGCATCCTGACGTCGGTGGTGCTGGTCCGCGCCCTGTTCGGCTGA
- a CDS encoding nucleoside recognition domain-containing protein, translating to MLDLIWLGLLIVGMAVAAATGRVDRVTEAVMASSQVAVETVIGFLGVTSLWLGIMKIAEEAGLVATLARWIQPVMRRLFPGIPPGDPALGAVVMSVSANILGVGPAATPLGLKAMQELQRINPHKHAASDAMVTFLAMTTSGITLVPATVIAVRAAAGSAHPAEIVGPTLVASTVATVTALVADRLLRPLAPVPPPPGPDTTAALPAGNGPPGGPGGAAAPAASGPAATAGNRAAGGGAVREGGPPPGGGATALVAAAVEGPRRPAEPPASGRQARQGSRPPVPPARRGGNPARRRRAGRDRHRATAMAGAG from the coding sequence GTGCTGGATCTCATCTGGCTGGGCCTCCTCATCGTGGGGATGGCCGTGGCCGCCGCCACGGGGCGCGTCGACCGGGTCACCGAGGCCGTGATGGCCTCGTCCCAGGTGGCGGTGGAGACGGTCATCGGGTTCCTCGGCGTCACCTCCCTCTGGCTCGGCATCATGAAGATCGCCGAGGAGGCGGGGCTGGTGGCGACCCTGGCCCGCTGGATCCAGCCCGTCATGCGCCGCCTCTTCCCCGGCATCCCACCGGGCGATCCGGCCCTGGGCGCCGTGGTCATGAGCGTCAGCGCCAACATCCTGGGGGTCGGGCCGGCGGCCACGCCCCTCGGGCTGAAGGCGATGCAGGAGCTCCAGCGCATCAACCCCCACAAGCACGCAGCCTCGGACGCCATGGTGACCTTCCTGGCGATGACCACGTCGGGCATCACCCTGGTCCCGGCCACGGTCATCGCCGTGCGGGCGGCGGCGGGCTCGGCCCACCCGGCGGAGATCGTCGGGCCCACCCTGGTGGCGAGCACCGTGGCCACCGTCACCGCCCTGGTGGCCGACCGGCTGCTGCGGCCCCTGGCGCCGGTGCCACCGCCGCCGGGTCCTGACACGACCGCAGCCCTGCCCGCCGGCAACGGCCCGCCCGGCGGCCCCGGCGGTGCAGCGGCGCCCGCGGCCTCCGGTCCGGCGGCGACGGCCGGCAACAGGGCGGCCGGTGGCGGGGCCGTCCGGGAAGGAGGGCCCCCTCCAGGCGGCGGCGCAACGGCCCTCGTGGCCGCGGCCGTGGAAGGCCCGCGCCGGCCCGCGGAGCCGCCGGCGTCCGGCCGGCAGGCCCGGCAGGGCTCCCGACCGCCGGTTCCTCCGGCGCGGCGCGGGGGGAATCCGGCCAGGAGACGGCGGGCCGGCCGCGACCGGCACCGGGCGACGGCCATGGCGGGGGCGGGGTGA
- a CDS encoding DEAD/DEAH box helicase → MALQCWPDLRRLWQHQGVQYLGYQVEAARRVVEDLHGRAILADEVGLGKTVEAGLVTRELMARHGIRRVLVLVPTPLVSQWAAEFRDKFALTLAVNPRGAALRRAERIVISIDLAKRDEPRRVLQARPWDLVIVDEAHKLKNRNTQVHAFVRGLQARYLLLLSATPLQNDLTELYSLVSLVRPDLFGSYSEFWRNFLLDKRTPKDPQQLKQVLAQVMIRNRRAELDLPFPAREVELVGLDPFPEERELYQAVLRAVREEYAERRPYNSTVLPLLMLQREVCSSSHALRATLDRLAGSEGWQSLAWMRVRELARQVEENHKALMLERLVQRLGEPVVVFTEFRATQDYLARRLRRAGVETVVYHGAMGTGERDAAKARFRQGARVLISTECGGQGLNLQFCRNVVNYDLPWNPMRVEQRIGRIHRLGQEAASVRVFNLYARRTIEEYILRLLDEKINLFRQVIGEIDLILRSLDREKSIEARIAEITLTSRDDAEMAERFERFGNELAAFMERVRRRTLAWLGSG, encoded by the coding sequence ATGGCCCTCCAGTGCTGGCCTGACCTGCGCCGGCTGTGGCAGCACCAGGGCGTGCAGTATCTGGGGTACCAGGTCGAGGCCGCGCGGCGGGTGGTGGAAGACCTCCACGGCCGGGCGATCCTGGCCGACGAGGTGGGCCTCGGGAAAACCGTCGAGGCGGGGCTGGTGACCCGCGAGCTCATGGCCCGCCACGGCATCCGCCGCGTGCTGGTCCTGGTTCCCACGCCCCTGGTGAGCCAGTGGGCCGCCGAGTTCCGGGACAAGTTCGCCCTGACCCTGGCGGTCAACCCGCGGGGCGCCGCGCTCCGGCGGGCGGAGCGCATCGTGATCTCCATCGACCTGGCCAAGCGGGACGAGCCGCGCCGGGTGCTGCAGGCCCGGCCCTGGGACCTGGTGATCGTCGACGAAGCCCACAAGCTCAAGAACCGGAACACCCAGGTGCACGCCTTCGTCCGGGGGCTCCAGGCGCGGTACCTGCTCCTGCTCTCGGCCACGCCGCTTCAGAACGACCTGACGGAGCTCTACAGCCTGGTCAGCCTGGTGCGGCCGGACCTGTTCGGTTCCTACAGCGAGTTCTGGCGCAACTTCCTGCTGGACAAGCGGACCCCCAAGGACCCGCAGCAACTCAAGCAAGTGCTGGCCCAGGTCATGATCCGCAACCGCCGCGCCGAGCTGGATCTGCCCTTCCCCGCCCGGGAGGTGGAGCTGGTCGGCCTCGACCCGTTCCCGGAGGAACGGGAGCTGTACCAGGCCGTGCTGCGGGCGGTGCGGGAGGAGTACGCCGAGCGCCGGCCCTACAACAGCACCGTGCTGCCGCTGCTGATGCTCCAGCGGGAGGTGTGCTCGAGCTCCCACGCCCTGCGGGCCACCCTGGACCGGCTGGCCGGCAGCGAGGGCTGGCAGTCTCTGGCCTGGATGCGCGTGCGGGAGCTGGCCCGCCAGGTGGAAGAGAACCACAAGGCCCTGATGCTGGAACGGCTCGTCCAGCGGCTGGGGGAGCCGGTGGTGGTCTTCACCGAGTTCCGCGCCACCCAGGACTACCTGGCCCGGCGCCTGCGGCGGGCGGGAGTCGAGACGGTGGTCTATCACGGGGCCATGGGGACCGGCGAGCGGGACGCGGCCAAGGCCCGCTTCCGCCAGGGGGCACGGGTTCTGATCAGCACCGAGTGCGGCGGGCAGGGGCTCAACCTGCAGTTCTGCCGCAACGTGGTGAACTACGACCTGCCCTGGAACCCCATGCGGGTGGAGCAGCGGATCGGCCGGATCCACCGCCTGGGCCAGGAAGCCGCAAGCGTCCGGGTGTTCAACCTCTATGCCCGCCGCACCATCGAGGAGTACATCCTCCGCCTGCTGGACGAGAAGATCAACCTCTTCCGCCAGGTGATCGGCGAGATCGACCTGATCCTGCGCAGCCTGGACCGGGAGAAGTCCATCGAGGCGCGCATCGCCGAGATCACCCTGACCTCCCGCGACGACGCCGAGATGGCCGAGCGTTTCGAGCGCTTCGGCAACGAGCTGGCCGCCTTCATGGAGCGGGTACGCCGGCGCACGCTGGCCTGGTTGGGCTCCGGCTAG